The nucleotide sequence AAAATCATCGTACGATGAAGGCTCCTCGTCTGAACGCACTGAAATTTTAAAATGGCGTCGTAAAAACCCGCCGTATCTCTTCTGGTTGTCCCAATTTAATTTAGGACGGTTTCTTCTCATGAAGCCTCCGTATCTTTTCTGCAGCTCCTGCTGGCCGGTTTCTTCTTCCTCAGACTCACTTCTTTTGGGAAAGAACTTTCGCCGGAAGCCTCCGTAACGTTTCACCTCATTCCGAGGAAACGAACTGTCATAAAGTCCCATTTCGTTCTCTGAGGTGACATCTTCGCCTTCGACGTCCTCGGTCAACTCGGGCGCATTTCTCTCGATCAGTTTTAACATGGCGTCACCATATTTCTTTGCCAGTGACCCTTTGTCCACAGCGTTCTCCCTCCAGGGTGAAGTcagcaggttttttttgtttttgtctatcCTTTTTATGAATCCGCCATAACGCTTCACTGGGTTCGACACTGTCAGATCCTGCAGGTCGTCTTCGGGTCGTTCCCATAAAATCTTCTCGCAACGATCCAGTTCAGTGCTGGATGTAAGCGTTCCTTCGCACTCTAAAGTACAAGTCTGattaagggagaaaaacaaacattgaaaAGTATAAGATTTGATGATAATAACAGTTCCAAAGTTTATTACTTTCCTTTTAAAGCCTAATATGAtggtttttttcctcttataccacagaagttggtcagtgttttgttttgtttttctattacTGGACAACACATCAGACTTTTTATCCATCTATAGTTATGTTTATGGTCTACATGATGTAATTTCCTTATCTTGTAACATGACAAGaagctttttttatgttacagcaAAACCTGAATTCGCAAACATGTCATCCCTGAAGACTTTACCTTGATAAAAACCTACTGACACTGGCGACTCCTTCCACATTAAcatcaaatgaaataaatatttagcatATACAATGTATCTTCTTGAATCTCTCTAGATTTATTAGCATTAGATTATACGGAACACCTGCCATAcaagtccctgtgaatgagctggttactatagaaacgataatgtacagtaggtataaCCTTTGCTCAGACCTGCTGTTGCATAAAATTAATtaccaccttctgaccaattagTTTCAAGAAATACTACATCAGCATTGGTAAAGTTTTCTtcaactagaatatttacagctgttaattattattattattattattattattaataataataataataataataataataataataacaacaacaacaacaaatgattTGCAACACAACTGCAGACAATATAAATGCTTTTAACTCTAATTGAAAAGTCAATTCTTTTATCATTTCACAGAGTTGTGGCCCAGTATTTCTTCCGCACCTATTTTAGAAAGGATCTTAGAGGAAGAAATGACAAGAGAGAAAACATGGCTAATAAACCAAATAACTCTTGGTCACTTTGGTAGTACTATTACGCATATGccttttatacttttaatatCTTTGTacagtttaaactaaaatataattattgtcCATTTATGGTTAAGTTACTTTAAATTAGTACACTGTTAGTTAACAACATATtcacttaaataatattttcaaaGGTACAACGGAGAACCTTTACAACAAAGCTACAGTTTGCAAGGAAAGGTAGTTTTGTCTTAAGATTAGAAGATTagattttgcatgttttcaAGGGGTGGAGTGGAGGGTAGAGGGAGGGTTACTGAATCCAGATGTCTGATTTTGGTCAATTAGTCTATATCAGTCTAAGctgctgaattaaaaaaaaaaaaaaaaatatatatatatatatatatatattaaagtccTGATTTTTTCATCTTCTCTACAGGTGGTTTCTTTTGTTTGACGCAGCAGAAGGATCTTACCAGCAGGTTGAGAGGTGAGTCGGAGATCTGCAGAGCGCATTTGAGACACTGTTCTGAGCAATCAGCCCAGGATAGACAGGGGAAACTAAGCATTAGCACCAACAAATACCACCCCATCTTATTTGTCTTGAGGATCCTGTAGAGCAGAGCAGAAGATTTGGAAAACAAGGTTAGGTAATGTAGAATACTTCTGCTTATAAGAATCGACTTTTGATCTTTAATATTATTctgtaataagaataaaaatcaatacaaaaatctccttaaattttaatttgtgaaTTAAGGAACAATCGTGAAAAGAAATCCGTGCACAGGCAACAAAACGTGCGTAAAGGTAACAGCAATGAATTTACGCACGTTGCCAATGTTTAATTAACGCACACAATACACACTAGAGTGTCGGACTGGACGCgggtttattcatttaaaactgtttattttcatCTCTTCAAGTTGGATCCATCAATCTCTATAACTTTTACACAGAAAGCAGTATTTCTGCATCTTCACGCGCGGTGTGTTACGGTCCACTGCGCAGTCTCCACACGTTCCCAAAAGACGCATCGTTGATATTGTCCATGTGGCGAGATCTTCACCACCAACGAGATCTTTAAATGTTTCATCTCTAACTGCAAATATTAAGATTTCACGAACTACAATATATAGAAAATGACACTAACCGTAAGGAGTGGTTTTAAATCAGAAACTGATTTGCGTCTGtatctaaaatctaaaatccCAGACGCTAATTGAAATGTTGATTTAACTCTTGCATTGTAATCCGTACAATAGTGCGGATGGACTTAATTCAGAGATACTTTATAGTTTATTAGattactgattaaaaaaataaatgcattataacaatactactactactacttataataataataattattattattattataacaataacaataagatgtagattaaaaataaagaacgCACATTAATCcataattagaataaaaaaataacaagcaaTGGTATTACAAAAAAGGATAGGGAGCATTACCTAGCTTTGTGCTGCCttgttttgttctttctctCCAAGTGCTGATGCAAATCCTAGAGAATGAACCTGTTGGTGGTTGAGTAGTGTTCCTCTCTGTTCCTCCCTCCTGAAGGCGCgtctctcttctgctctcctctTTATTCCTCCCTGTGCCCGCTGCCCACCTTCCTTTCACCCACTGGTAACGCAGGACCCGCCTTCATCTGACCAATCGCACAAAAACCTAGTGCtcatcaatacacacacacacacacacacacacaccgttctAATAGGTAAAGTGTCCACCCTTGAAGACGTCTCGGCCGCAGACTAAAATTTGCCCCTGCAGTGTTTAACTCAGTCCTTCTGGGAGAAATGAAGACTTGTGTCCGAGGGTTAAATCACAACAGTTGTGCAAATAAACCCAGCGCGCTTAGAGACGTGTGTTCATGACGCAAAGCATGTTGCAGGTCACACTGCAGTCAGTGATTAGTAATGATACTTTTCGAAATCTCGGCCTGAATGTTAACGCGGCGGTATAATGGAAGCAATTGACCGAGTCGATTCTTTGGAACTGATTCATCTGGAAATGATTCATCCTTGACAGGAGGAACATAAACCCTACACATTGACTATCATACGGTTTAATCGCATGCTGTAACCATATTAATCATTAcacatgtttttaattatatatatttttttatggagcAAGTTCCAATGACAAAAATCAAAGCATTGTCATATTGTTGCTTGGTTAATGAGTTGGTTGGTTGgtgggttggttggttggttggttggttaatgagttggttggttggttggttggttggttggttggttaatgagttggttggttggttggttggttggttaatgagttggttggttggttggtgggttggttggttggttaatgagttggttggttggttaatgagttggttggttggttggttggttaatgagttggttggttggttaatGAGTTGGTTGGTTAGCTGGTTCATTAGTTGGTCAGTTGTTTGGTTGAAGAGTTAGTTGGTTGGTAAGattttttggttgtttggttGGTGGGTTTGCTGATATAatggttggttggttgtttaGTTGTTTGGTTAAGTGGATGGTTGGTTGATTTGTGAGTTGGTTTGttggttgtttgtttggttgtttagtTGGTTTGTTGGCTTTTTATTCATTCGGTTGGTTAGTTCATTGGTTAGTTGGTTTATTGTTCGGTTGTTTGGTTGTTAagattgttaattgtttttgtttttgccgTTATTAGAAAATAACCAATGTCAATCTTGGAGTTCAGTCTTTCAGTTTAAAACTCCACTTCATTCCTTCAGAGCActggtgtttatttttctacaatgtATTGCATTTCCAATGTATTCTTTAAATATCCACTGTTATTCTTCAACACAGATCCTTACACATTGTTTAATgctgtaataattattataatttggtTTTATGCaactttttattatatagttctatgatttatatttaaatgcgTGGACTGGAAAATGGATTTTGAGTGTTGATGATAAGAGTTTCAAATGTTTCCACATTCCACAACAAGACTTTTTCTCAACATAGAAATACAActtatgaatttattatttttcataaagCGATACGCCAATTATTTAGTATTCATTATACAGCAACTGGTGTCTGTGTTAAATTGAGTATCTACAATAAGAAACGTGCTActattgtttgtgtgtaagtgtatatgTTACAATATTTTTCTGTACTATAATATATAGCAATGTGACACGTACTGTAAGGAAGGGAAAAGTCAGAGAGTTctcaaaaataaaagcaaccAGTCAGAAGTAAGAACCAGCAATGACATCAGCACACATTTGTACACACAACAGGAGTTTGGTTTGTATCATCTGATTGAAATGGCATCCTGGTGGTCCACTTGCATTTTTAGAAAGTCCtatcttcattttgtttttgcttcaaaGAGTCGGAAATTGAACAATTATTTCAGGAGCGTCATCTCCCCATATTTtagttatagaaaataacaaggTTCATGATAATTGCTCCGTTCTGTTAATAACCTGCACACAAGGTTTCACATTGATTCAATCTGAATTTGTGAGGAGTTTCAAGGAAACCTCTTACGGGGGCAGCATGGTTATTAGATCTTTCCTGATTGGAAAAACAGACGCATCTTCTGAGACATGACCAAAAACCCTCCCCTGTGATAAAAGTTTAGATGCCAAGCTTCCTGTCAGAAAACAACATTCCACAGCTTTGAAAAGTTTTTGAAAGGCTCTACTTGGAACTCTTTTTGATAAGAAACACTCTTGTACAGTTCTCAGCCTAGTTCCATCTCAACATCCATTCAAAGAAATACATCAATGAATACATCAGAAACAAGGTCACTTTAAGTGCCCACGCTTTTCTGATGGACAGAATTTATCCTCTTGTTAATCTACCTTACTCACACCGACTGTTTACCATTTAACTTAGAAAGGATTGTATACATCAAAAAGTATGGTTCACACTTTGTTTGTAGAAATGTGTACTATTTAATTTGGACTATTTGCTATTACACAACACAAATACTCAGGTGGTTAAGAATTTTTGAACTAGACAAATTCCCTGCTTCAGTAAACTTTGTGCaacttccatctctctctctctctctctctctctctctctctctctctttctgtttagtCCTAccaagatttttgttttttgtaaaccaAAATAATAGTAGACTTCTTATTGAACTGTTTTCACACAAAAGCAACCCATCATATCGAACTGAAATATCTCAGTGACTCATATTATATTGAACTTTGGACAGCTTTGGGTAAGCTATCGATATCGATATTATCATTTCAGAAAGTAAGAGACAGACACCAGTAGTCACAGTATCCCTCGTCATTATGGTGAGATTTAAAGTGCGAAGAAAACACACTGACTCATGTGTAACGAAAGCACCGACAGGTTTAATTTTAGGGCAATGAGAAAGGGAGGATAACAATCACATATgttcgtatatatatatatatatatatatatatatatatatatatatatatatatatatatatattcacagcgcatcacttttcccacattttgttatgtcacagccttattctaaaatggattaaattaatttttttctttagaattttacacacaacaaaaaattgagaaagcacatgtacataagtattcacagtctttgtcaaaattgagctcaggcgcatcctgtttcccctgatcatcctgtttcccctgatcatccttgagatgtttctgcagcttaattagagtccacctgtggtaaatacagttaattggacatgatttaaaaaggcacacacctgtctatataaggtcccacagttgtccgttcatgtcagagcacaaaccaagcatgaagtcaaacgaattgtctgtagacctccgagacaggattgtctccaggcacaaatctggggaaggttacagaaaactttctgctgctttgaaggtcacaatgagcacagtggccgtaagtggaagaagtttaaaaccaccaggactctttctAGAGCTGTCctgccatctaaactgagcgatcgggggagaagggccttattcagggaggtgaccaagaatccgatggtcactctgtcagagctccagaggtcctctgtggagagaggagaaccttccatagggacaaccatctctgcagcaatccactgATCAGGTCTATATGGTAGAATgaccagacggaagccactccttagtaaaagccACATGACTCAGTCAGGATAGAGGAAAAGATGACTGCAGCAATGTACAGAGACATCCTGGATAAAAACCTGCTCCAGAGCGCTCTCGACCTTAGACTGGGGCGATGGTTCATCTTCTAGCAGGACATCAACCCTAAGCAGACAGCCAAGAAATTAAAGTGGCTTCAGGTCAACTCTGTAAATGTCCTTAAGTGGCCCAGCCAGACCTcaagtaaacctttttttatgttgtcattatggaatgttgtgtaaaaaattctgaggaaaaaaaatccatttttctattttggaaaaaaaatattttaatattttttaatgcacacaTCATTATGGGTGATTTATCAGAGGGCAAAATGTTGATGCCCAtctcgctggcgcatctgtgaccaagacagcaagtctttgtaatgtatcaagagccacggtatccagggtaatgtctgcataccaccaagaaggacaaaccacatccaacaggagtaactgtggacgcagAAGAAAGCTGTCTGCAAGGGatccaaaaaatataaaaccacagctgcccaactcactgaaGAATTAAATTTGCACCtaaactctcctgtttccatcAAAACTGTTCGTCGGGAGCTCCAcatggtcaatgtacatggccgggctgctatacccaaacctttggtcacttgtGCCAATGCCAAACATCGGATTCAATGTAGCTAGCAGCGAAAAAATCTTAGCCCTGTGgacaatgtaaaacatgcaTTGGTCTCTGATGAGTcgaccttcactgtctttcccacatctggGAGAGGGAGAGTTATGGTGtttggagaagccccaaagaagtgtaccacccagactgttgcatgcccagagtgaaccatgggggtggatcagtaatggtttgggctgcaatatcttGGCATTCcataggcccaatacttgtgctagatgggtgcgtcactgccaaggactaccgaaccattctgtGTACCCAATgcttcaaacattgtatcctgaaggcagtGCCATGTATcagcatgataatgcaccaatacacacagcaagactggtgacagagtggtttgatgaacatgaaattaatgttgaacatctcccatggccaccagatatacatataatatatataatgtggccactgtgcaggacttgtatctgtcattcccaataTAAACTAATGCTGTATTGGCCACAataggaggccctacaccatacaactacctttatttctatttataatctcctgctacactaatgcgtTTATCGTAGCTTGGAGGCAAAACATCtcaaacactggcctcccaggaactcctttaatggctcaaaaattataaatgtcttAGAGTAAGGTCAAGTCTGTACAGgcgatgtggcaataactgtgttggtgaacgattgtgtgtacagtttccacagaaagatacgtctcttccgcaagttggttAAGTCGATTTTCGAGGATCAGGCGTTCCGCTCgcagaatgttcacaggaaAGACTGCAGTTGGCTCCGTATGTCTTCCCAAAGCCATTGTGTTGTCCTGCTTTTTAACTactttgttaaataatattGCTTGCTGTATTCTCAAACAACACCTAATAAGCCAAGGCCTCCTAATTCCAGTATCCCCAAAAAACCTACTCGTATATTATTGCAAcaatttacactttaaaaaaatcactcatCATTAGTGCACGCTTGAAGGAAGCGatacatgaatgaacaaatgtGTGATGCCAGCGTCACTCATGTTTCCTCATACTTGGAGTGAATGAGTGTCGCACAGGAAGCTTTGAGTAACCTGCAATATAAAACAGGAAGAGACAGGAAGTCCTGTGAAACAGAAACATTCTTCCACGTGTTGCGGATATTATGAGATTCACCTCCTCTCTGTTTAGGTCGGTATAAATCATTAATCCCTTGTCCAAACATAATCCCAGTTGTGACGTGGTCACTTCTGGGAAGCCAGGAGGGTTATGTGGTCTGCTGCCCCACCGCTTGTGTTTACAATCCTCCGCCTCTTAGCTACAATGGCATCCCATCCTCATGCACTTACACACTGTGTCACTCAATCTGCACCGCCCTTCTCTCTGTCTTCACACTCATCAAAAAAATCTCATCTCACAGTGAGGACAGCAGTCAGGATTAGAATAATTTATACACCGCGCTTGAGGAGTTTACAAGAAATGATGTTCTggtgaatatatacagtacatataaatcACTCTAACCAATTATTGTGCCTGGAAATCACATTTCTGGAATCATCATCCATTTAGTGTCCcaggaaaagatttttttttttttttaaccaatcacAAATCATCAGTACACGCTCCCTCTTTACTCCTCCTCATTTTCCCATTCCTGAACTCCTCAGAAATTCACGCTTTCACAGAAATTTTCCACTTTAACCAGGAttgtttttaccctttttttttgttttgttttttgcacccTGGCTCAACACATAAAAGTATGACTCACAAAGGTTTTGTGTAGGTTCTCACACCTATTTTGTGGACacctatccacacacacacacacacacacacacacacacacacattttattttatatatatatatatatatatatatatatactgtttatatacagtataatacattaatacattattatacataatacatatattattttaatataactttattactaattatttatttattaatatttaatattatgctCAGTGAAGGTCTTTCTGATCTTTCCtcgtcttccagtgatgttcttcctcTCTTCGACTCATCGCAGCATCGCCATAAACTTGccgattatatttatttgtattatatcaAATGTCTCTGTGGTAGATTTTCCTagtttcacacagaatttcaggttcgctctttgttctaacttgctgtacATGTTGAAATAGcacatggtcagaatagcaTCAGGTGCACAGCTcccgatgtcttttggcacactgacttatgaaggttggTGCTTCCTGTTACCAgcatgcagccttgtgctgccaccTGTTGGCGAGTTACAAAACTGGTCTCAAAATTTTTTGACACTAAGGGTGCTTTCACATTAGACATTCTTGCTTCATACCCTGCCTGAGTATGATTCCTAACCGCCCTCATCAGTCCTGCAACAGTCCAGCTTTTACCTTATGTTCCGTACCTTACGCTCTCTGGTATCATGCACCTAATTTCTTTCTGATCCTCTCCAATAAACATAAAGAGGAGTATAAGGAAGCTAATCTTAATGCTGTGCTTAATATTGTGATATTCTGCATTAAGCTTAAGGATGACTCTTTCACTCACCTTCCTACATTACCAGCTCTGGCTGTGCAGTACACAGATTTGGAAGGAGACCGACGGCATATTGATGATGTGTGATCCACTCCTTTTCTTTTGGTGCATTTAGCGATCATATTTGATGCAAGCCAAGTCTGAGCACACACTACCATGTTTAAGACCAGCTTTTAAAATGGACATGAGCATGGTACAGCAATGTGTCCCTGGACAATGTGCAGAGCATTTGCACTTCTTACGATGGGTTTATCTCCCAACATGGAGATAAATCCATCGTTTCTGG is from Clarias gariepinus isolate MV-2021 ecotype Netherlands chromosome 22, CGAR_prim_01v2, whole genome shotgun sequence and encodes:
- the pdyn gene encoding proenkephalin-B, which codes for MGWYLLVLMLSFPCLSWADCSEQCLKCALQISDSPLNLLTCTLECEGTLTSSTELDRCEKILWERPEDDLQDLTVSNPVKRYGGFIKRIDKNKKNLLTSPWRENAVDKGSLAKKYGDAMLKLIERNAPELTEDVEGEDVTSENEMGLYDSSFPRNEVKRYGGFRRKFFPKRSESEEEETGQQELQKRYGGFMRRNRPKLNWDNQKRYGGFLRRHFKISVRSDEEPSSYDDFGL